In Pieris rapae chromosome 24, ilPieRapa1.1, whole genome shotgun sequence, a single window of DNA contains:
- the LOC123690366 gene encoding uncharacterized protein LOC123690366, producing MAKENKNLYAICDHIKRTKPDIQVTEEIAKEIGSNFRTLPAFEKGLFDYVYRRHYSIEKNELLKCRWLQYKKHIEDRVFAPFQFPCIRDLHFQNGAIRFLPSESIYRYPEHKMKLKPGPGVDFRGQMPIPQELLMKRGTTKKDGVVKKDRKKKTK from the exons ATGGCTAAGgaaaataagaatttatacGCAATTTGCGATCATATAAAAAGAACTAAACCAGATATTCAGGTCACTGaag AAATAGCGAAGGAAATAGGAAGTAATTTTCGTACACTACCTGCTTTTGAGAAAGGTCTCTTTGATTACGTCTATCGAAGACATTATTCCATTGAAAAGAATGAATTGTTAAAGTGTCGTTGGCTACAGTACAAGAAACATATTGAAGATCGCGTCTTTGCGCCATTTCAGTTTCCCTGTATACG AGACTTACATTTTCAAAATGGTGCCATTCGGTTCTTACCATCTGAATCAATTTACCGCTACCCTGAACATAAAATGAAACTGAAACCTGGCCCCGGCGTCGACTTCCGTGGACAAATGCCAATACCTCAAGAGCTTCTTATGAAACGGGGTACAACGAAGAAAGATGGCGTGGTTAAGAAAGATAGAAAGAAAAAgactaaataa